The Apteryx mantelli isolate bAptMan1 chromosome Z, bAptMan1.hap1, whole genome shotgun sequence genome has a segment encoding these proteins:
- the SPIN1 gene encoding spindlin-1 has translation MKTPFGKSPGQRSRADAGHAGVSASMMKKRTSHKKHRNNVGPSKPISQPRRNIVGCRIQHGWKEGSGPVTQWKGTVLDQVPVNPSLYLIKYDGFDCVYGLELHKDERVSALEVLPDRVASSRISDAHLADTMIGKAVEHMFETEDGSKDEWRGMVLARAPIMNTWFYITYEKDPVLYMYQLLDDYKEGDLRIMPDSNDSPPAEREPGEVVDSLVGKQVEYAKEDGSKRTGMVIHQVEAKPSVYFIKFDDDFHIYVYDLVKTS, from the exons GTCATGCAGGAGTCTCCGCCAGCATGATGAAGAAAAGAACTTCCCACAA AAAGCATAGAAACAATGTGGGACCAAGCAAACCTATTTCTCAGCCACGAAGAAACATTGTAGGCTGCAGAATACAGCATGGATGGAAAGAAGGGAGCGGACCTGTAACACAATGGAAGGGCACAGTTCTTGATCAAGTTCCTGTAAATCCTTCTCTCTATCTTATAAAGTATGATGGATTTGATTGTGTGTATGGACTAGAACTGCACAAAGATGAAAGAGTTTCAGCACTTGAAGTTCTTCCAGACAGAGTTG CTTCATCTCGAATTAGTGATGCCCACCTGGCAGACACAATGATTGGCAAAGCTGTGGAACATATGTTTGAGACAGAGGATGGTTCAAAAGATGAATGGAGGGGGATGGTCTTGGCTCGAGCTCCTATTATGAACACATGGTTTTATATTACCTATGAGAAAGATCCTGTCTTGTACATGTACCAACTCTTAGATGATTATAAAGAAGGTGACCTTCGCATTATGCCTGATTCCA ATGATTCACCTCCTGCAGAACGGGAACCAGGTGAAGTTGTGGACAGCCTGGTAGGCAAACAAGTGGAATATGCCAAAGAAGATGGCTCAAAAAGGACTGGCATGGTCATTCATCAAGTTGAAGCCAAACCATCTGTCTATTTCATCAAGTTTGATGATGATTTCCATATTTATGTCTACGATTTGGTGAAGACATCCTAG